The genome window AGTTTTCGCCCAGAAGCGGGACATCTCCAAGTTTTATTGCAAGATATGCAAAACAGATAAAACCTCCGATCAAAAACAAACCGACTATTGTATCAATTTTGATCCGATTCATAAAAGGAATCCCCTGAAGAATAAATATTGCCCATCGTCTCCTCTACAAAACCCTTTATATAACTGTTCCGAGACAGCTGAAAGCCCTCAGGCGGCAAGCATCCCTGTATCTTTCCCTCTGCAATCAAGGCGATATAGTCTGCCAGCTTGAATATCTTGGGTGCATCATGGCTTACAATGATGGCGGTGAAGCCAAGCCTTGCCTGCGTGCTCTGTATGAGTCGGTATATCTCTTTGCTCCTTTTGACATCAAGACCGGTTGTAGGTTCATCAAGAAACATAATTTTTGGATCGAGAATCAGGGCGCGCGCCAGTCCTACTCTCTTTTTCATCCCGCCGCTTAACTGGGCCGGGAATTTCATGTCCATCCCCTCGAGATCCATAAGTGCCAATTTTTCATGCACTTTGTCTTTGATATGTCTTTCAGAGAGCTTGGTCCGTTCGCGAAGCGGCAATGCGACGTTGTCATAAACGGTCATGGAGTCGAAGAGCGCGGCACCTTGAAATAGTACACCAAAATTTGCGCGCGTCTCCTTTAGCTCTTTTTGTTTCATTTTGCCAATATCTTTCCCATATATGAGAACTTCACCGACATCGGCGCGCAAAAGCCCTAGCATATGTTTAATTATCACGGACTTGCCTTGGCCACTTGCACCGACGATAACGGTTGTCTTTCCTTCAACTATCGAAAGATTTACTCCATTCAGTACCGTCTGATTGCCGAATGTCTTTCTGACATCCCTAAGTTCTATTACAATCCGTCTTGATTCTTTCGCCATATCGTTTAAAGCAGAATAGCCGTAATTAGATAGTCAAAGACAAGGATGGCTACGGATGAAAGTACTACGGCTTGTGTGGTGGCTCGGCTTACGCCTTCTGCGCCAAAGCCCAGGCGATCAAGATGGAGATAAAAACCCTTTGCGGCGCATATCCAGATGATGATTACGGCAAAGGCCAAGGACTTTATAATGCCCATATGTACATCCTGCCATACAACGCTTTTGTATAAACCATAAAAATAAGCACCCTCGTTTACCCCCAAGAGATCCACCCCTACCGCAAAACCACCTATTATGCCTATGCAATCAAAAAGACTTGTAAGAAGGGGTATACAGATAATTGCAGCAACAAGCTTAGGGGCAATGATGAATTTATACGGATCGATCGCCATGCATTCAAGGGCGTCGATCTGTTCGGAATTACGCATGATTCCGATCTCGGCGCAAATCGCCGAACCAGCCCTGCCTGTAACCATCAGGGCCGTCAATACAGGACCAAGCTCCCTGACCAAGCTCAATCCGACGGCTGATCCGAGGGCGCCTTCTGAACCAAACTGACGCAGGCTATAATAACCTTGAAGTCCAAGCACCATGCCTGTGAACGCCCCTGTGAACAGTATGACGAATACTGAGCTTGCTCCGATAAAATATATTTGTTGTATTATGGGGCGTATTTTATATGGAGGCACAATTACGCTTATAAGGCAGTAAAAGAGAAAAATTCCCATCCTGCCTGCATAATCAAGAAAGCCTATAATCGAGCTACCCAGCTTTGAAAAAATCGTCATACAATAGGCCGTTGAATAAATAATTTTTTTAATTTTTATCACCTTAAGCGCATTGTTTCAACCTCAAAAAAAGTTATTATAGTCTTATTATCTATTGAATGCCAGTTTCTTCTGGATATTATAAAAATATTTATACATAGAGTTAATATAACGATATAATTTTTAATATGGCCTTGGCAGAAGCCGCCGACATAAAAAATAAATAAAGATATAGGTACTGGATTCAGCATCAAGAAAAGTGAGTATTATTAACTTATGTAATTTTCTTGTAATAAATTTGTAATTTTTC of Dissulfurimicrobium hydrothermale contains these proteins:
- a CDS encoding ABC transporter ATP-binding protein, with the translated sequence MAKESRRIVIELRDVRKTFGNQTVLNGVNLSIVEGKTTVIVGASGQGKSVIIKHMLGLLRADVGEVLIYGKDIGKMKQKELKETRANFGVLFQGAALFDSMTVYDNVALPLRERTKLSERHIKDKVHEKLALMDLEGMDMKFPAQLSGGMKKRVGLARALILDPKIMFLDEPTTGLDVKRSKEIYRLIQSTQARLGFTAIIVSHDAPKIFKLADYIALIAEGKIQGCLPPEGFQLSRNSYIKGFVEETMGNIYSSGDSFYESDQN
- a CDS encoding MlaE family ABC transporter permease, which encodes MTIFSKLGSSIIGFLDYAGRMGIFLFYCLISVIVPPYKIRPIIQQIYFIGASSVFVILFTGAFTGMVLGLQGYYSLRQFGSEGALGSAVGLSLVRELGPVLTALMVTGRAGSAICAEIGIMRNSEQIDALECMAIDPYKFIIAPKLVAAIICIPLLTSLFDCIGIIGGFAVGVDLLGVNEGAYFYGLYKSVVWQDVHMGIIKSLAFAVIIIWICAAKGFYLHLDRLGFGAEGVSRATTQAVVLSSVAILVFDYLITAILL